A genomic segment from Drosophila miranda strain MSH22 chromosome 3, D.miranda_PacBio2.1, whole genome shotgun sequence encodes:
- the LOC108160869 gene encoding cytosol aminopeptidase, whose protein sequence is MKRMQLRSMGFYAQNVLRSVVRQQSSGCGDSKANTKGLVVGLYQKEDAKSDPKLTPTAQKIDGRTSGKLAQLICETKLDGRLGRGRVFNGVDPDFSSVAVVGLGVEGIAFNELEMLDEGMENVRIAAGIGARSLQNEGVGSIFVDGMDYAEQAAEGSSLAVWRFPDNLAVKNAPNLAKVSLFDSADVDGWTRGIYKADAQNLARRLSDAPANCMTPTMFAQATVDALCPCGITVEVRTMDWIEQQRLTAFLMIAKGSCEPPVMLELSYCGAAPEEKPILFVGKGITFNSGAINLRPCRGMDEYRGSMSAAAACVGMMRACAALSLPINVTCVIPLCENMPSGMSCKPGDVVRLLNGKTMAIRDLDRAGVVVLSDALLYGQTTYNPRLVVDVATLETGVKKALGGGATGVFSNSHYIWKQFQRAGSLTGDRVWRLPLWQYYRRQVTDELGYDLSNDGRGTASSCLSAAILHELVPCADWVHLDTRGTGLLTKYGLIAYLTAKRMTGRPTRTLIQFLYQMACPDPK, encoded by the coding sequence ATGAAGAGGATGCAACTGCGGAGCATGGGCTTCTACGCGCAAAACGTCCTGCGGTCGGTCGTCCGCCAGCAGTCGTCTGGCTGCGGCGATTCCAAGGCCAACACGAAGGGACTCGTGGTGGGGCTGTACCAGAAGGAGGACGCGAAATCGGACCCCAAGCTGACGCCCACGGCCCAGAAGATTGACGGGCGCACGAGCGGAAAACTGGCGCAGCTGATCTGCGAGACGAAGCTGGACGGACGCCTCGGCAGGGGCAGGGTCTTCAACGGCGTCGATCCGGACTTCAGCTCGGTGGCTGTCGTGGGCCTGGGCGTAGAGGGCATTGCCTTCAACGAGCTGGAGATGCTGGACGAGGGCATGGAGAACGTGCGCATTGCGGCGGGAATCGGCGCGCGTTCCCTTCAGAACGAGGGCGTGGGCTCCATCTTTGTGGACGGCATGGACTATGCGGAGCAGGCGGCGGAGGGTTCGTCCCTGGCCGTGTGGCGCTTCCCGGACAACCTGGCCGTCAAGAATGCACCGAATCTAGCGAAGGTCAGTCTGTTTGACTCGGCCGACGTCGACGGCTGGACGCGTGGCATCTACAAGGCCGATGCCCAAAACCTCGCCCGCCGCCTCAGCGACGCCCCTGCCAACTGCATGACCCCAACCATGTTCGCTCAGGCCACTGTGGATGCCCTGTGCCCGTGCGGAATCACCGTCGAGGTGCGGACCATGGACTGGATCGAGCAGCAGCGGTTGACAGCCTTCCTGATGATTGCCAAAGGCAGCTGCGAGCCACCGGTGATGCTGGAGCTGAGCTACTGCGGCGCCGCGCCCGAGGAAAAGCCCATCCTTTTCGTGGGCAAGGGCATCACCTTCAACTCGGGGGCCATCAACCTGCGTCCGTGCAGGGGCATGGACGAGTACCGCGGGAGCATGTCGGCGGCGGCCGCCTGCGTTGGCATGATGCGCGCCTGCGCCGCCCTCTCGCTGCCCATAAACGTGACCTGCGTGATACCCCTGTGCGAGAACATGCCCTCGGGCATGTCCTGCAAGCCGGGCGACGTTGTCCGCCTGCTCAATGGCAAGACGATGGCCATCCGTGACTTGGACAGGGCGGGCGTGGTGGTGTTGTCCGACGCCCTGCTCTACGGACAGACCACCTACAATCCGCGCCTCGTCGTGGACGTGGCAACCCTCGAGACGGGCGTGAAGAAGGCCCTCGGCGGCGGGGCCACCGGTGTCTTCTCCAACTCCCACTACATCTGGAAGCAGTTCCAGCGCGCTGGATCCCTCACTGGCGACCGCGTGTGGCGCCTGCCGCTGTGGCAGTACTACCGGAGGCAGGTCACCGACGAGCTGGGCTACGATCTGAGCAACGATGGCCGTGGGACTGCCAGCTCCTGCCTGTCAGCGGCCATTCTCCACGAGCTCGTGCCGTGCGCCGACTGGGTGCACCTGGACACACGGGGCACGGGACTGCTCACCAAATACGGTCTTATTGCGTACCTGACGGCCAAGCGCATGACCGGACGTCCCACCCGAACCCTGATACAGTTTTTGTACCAAA